The following are encoded together in the Pseudoalteromonas piscicida genome:
- the serB gene encoding phosphoserine phosphatase SerB gives MSSIIQFANRELNTPIQEHMALDHWYSCQGNTSLTQVNQLPELTTQSICFFGPNIQLQHLVEVAKFLRTFAIEQTYFTVYQPHEQLPVALGMRFNASQLPSKAEVRDFAKSINAQGAIITQAPTLEEPGLLVMDMDSTAIQIECIDEIARLADRYDEVASVTAQAMAGALSFSESLHRRVASLSGVPLSQIQSLKENLPLMPGIELLCQALKQHHWHLAIASGGFTWFAESLIEPLLLDAVFANTLEVENAHLTGKVLGDIVDADKKAEVLGQLATQYAIPMTQTVAIGDGANDLVMMANAQLGVAIHGKPKVVESADAAICEGSLLQLLYLLGVPK, from the coding sequence ATGTCGTCAATCATTCAATTCGCTAATCGTGAACTAAACACACCAATTCAGGAACATATGGCGCTGGATCATTGGTATAGTTGCCAAGGTAACACAAGCCTCACACAAGTAAATCAATTACCTGAGCTGACGACCCAATCAATATGCTTTTTTGGCCCAAATATACAATTGCAACACCTTGTGGAAGTCGCGAAGTTTCTTCGAACATTTGCTATCGAGCAAACTTATTTTACGGTATATCAACCTCATGAACAGCTCCCTGTTGCATTGGGTATGCGTTTTAACGCTTCGCAATTGCCGAGCAAGGCTGAAGTAAGAGATTTTGCAAAAAGCATTAATGCGCAAGGTGCGATTATAACGCAAGCACCTACTTTAGAAGAACCGGGGCTACTTGTGATGGATATGGACTCCACCGCAATTCAAATTGAATGTATTGACGAAATTGCTCGATTGGCCGACCGATATGATGAAGTGGCTTCTGTCACCGCACAGGCAATGGCGGGGGCACTCTCTTTTTCTGAAAGTCTACACCGCCGCGTTGCGTCACTTTCTGGCGTACCGTTATCACAAATTCAATCATTAAAAGAAAACTTACCGCTAATGCCCGGTATAGAGCTGTTGTGCCAGGCACTAAAACAGCATCACTGGCATCTTGCCATCGCCTCGGGTGGCTTTACATGGTTTGCAGAATCATTGATAGAGCCACTCCTGCTAGACGCTGTATTTGCCAATACCCTAGAAGTGGAAAACGCGCACCTCACCGGCAAAGTGCTAGGAGATATCGTAGATGCCGACAAAAAGGCGGAAGTGCTAGGTCAACTCGCAACCCAGTATGCGATCCCAATGACTCAAACCGTTGCCATTGGTGATGGCGCAAATGACTTAGTGATGATGGCAAACGCCCAACTAGGTGTGGCAATCCATGGTAAGCCAAAAGTGGTAGAAAGTGCCGACGCGGCTATTTGTGAAGGATCTTTGTTACAACTGTTATATTTGCTAGGTGTGCCGAAATAA
- a CDS encoding AhpA/YtjB family protein — translation MKNLHVLEVLNSTRGRRLFRLCIAATCLIMVTWLAFNTSFESHRLLHNGADLTARSLTKQLAKNVALPLSRSDTPRLSALANHLASDDFVLQVAIYDYQGRFIVGNDGNSSPTDYQQLPQTLPGLSKTKSIISEPVYTPTGQPLGFVNMVYLTEAAMSQSHSHFHELGRVVLLMLVITMVFTWQIGRALKRWEVKRKIRKKVKMLPSPENVTH, via the coding sequence ATGAAAAATTTACATGTATTAGAAGTGTTAAACTCGACCAGAGGGCGTAGATTATTTCGCCTGTGCATCGCCGCGACGTGTTTAATAATGGTGACTTGGCTTGCGTTTAATACCAGTTTTGAGTCTCATCGCTTGCTCCATAATGGCGCAGACCTTACCGCAAGGAGCCTCACCAAGCAGCTTGCAAAAAATGTGGCATTGCCCCTCTCTCGCAGTGATACGCCAAGGCTCAGCGCACTGGCAAATCACCTCGCTAGCGATGACTTTGTGCTTCAAGTCGCGATTTATGATTATCAAGGACGCTTTATTGTTGGTAACGACGGTAACTCCTCACCTACAGATTACCAGCAGCTACCTCAAACCTTGCCTGGGCTAAGCAAAACCAAAAGCATTATTTCTGAACCCGTTTATACGCCTACCGGACAACCTCTTGGGTTCGTCAACATGGTCTATTTGACAGAAGCTGCTATGTCACAAAGCCACTCTCATTTCCATGAACTTGGACGAGTCGTTTTACTGATGCTGGTGATTACGATGGTATTCACATGGCAAATAGGTCGAGCATTAAAACGCTGGGAAGTAAAACGCAAAATTCGCAAGAAAGTAAAGATGCTACCATCGCCTGAAAATGTTACTCATTAA
- a CDS encoding thioesterase II family protein — translation MLPLCGGSPAIFTPWIDKTSESVELVFVQLPGRGARLIEPAIDNMPDIISELMVHKDYMTSKPFAFFGHSLGSRISYELAFQLLDAGLPTPRKIFASASRAPHCTSTKRHLHALPHDEFIAELRDLNGTPKEVLENKELMELLVPLLRADFKIADTYVAEQRALPIPIHVFHGVDDEILNEHVTAWQELTAQPYQLTEFSGGHFFIHQYADEMISIINRQLA, via the coding sequence TTGCTTCCCTTATGCGGGGGGTCACCAGCTATATTTACGCCGTGGATAGATAAAACTAGTGAATCTGTAGAGCTCGTTTTTGTGCAGCTTCCAGGGAGAGGGGCTCGACTGATTGAGCCAGCAATAGACAATATGCCGGATATTATCTCTGAACTCATGGTACACAAAGACTATATGACCAGTAAGCCTTTCGCGTTTTTTGGACATAGTCTTGGTAGTCGCATTTCATATGAGCTTGCTTTTCAATTATTAGACGCAGGCTTGCCTACTCCACGTAAAATATTTGCTTCTGCGAGTCGTGCACCGCATTGCACCTCAACTAAACGTCATTTACATGCTCTGCCACACGATGAATTTATTGCTGAGCTTCGTGACTTAAATGGTACGCCAAAAGAAGTCCTTGAAAATAAAGAGCTTATGGAGCTACTGGTACCATTGCTGAGAGCTGATTTTAAAATAGCAGATACCTATGTCGCAGAACAGCGTGCATTACCTATCCCCATTCATGTTTTCCATGGCGTTGATGATGAGATCTTGAATGAACATGTTACTGCATGGCAAGAGCTAACAGCACAACCATATCAGCTTACTGAGTTTTCTGGTGGGCACTTTTTTATTCACCAATACGCTGATGAAATGATCTCAATTATTAATCGGCAATTGGCTTAA
- a CDS encoding TatD family hydrolase, with protein MAVGKLSGSTHKFAFIDSHCHLDFDELADDLAMHIKAAHSAGVERFVVPGVTLKQSQQLVEFQAHHPQCEIAAGLHPYFIGEHRDEDMTALVEHVVHNRTQLCAIGECGIDTTCDALERQIALFEAHIALSNQVKLPLIVHHRKSHHLIAAAFKRVKPQYGGVIHAFSGSKQQAEYYIAQGFKLGVGGTITYSRGEKTAQAISQLPLESLVLETDAPSMPLHGYQGKPNSPKRVAQVFDRLCEYRSETPSELASALYRNTTQLFGLG; from the coding sequence ATGGCAGTTGGGAAATTGAGCGGCTCAACCCATAAATTCGCCTTTATAGATAGTCACTGTCACCTCGATTTTGACGAGTTGGCAGATGACTTAGCTATGCATATCAAAGCTGCCCACAGCGCTGGTGTTGAGCGTTTTGTGGTGCCTGGCGTTACCCTTAAGCAATCTCAACAGCTTGTTGAGTTTCAAGCACATCATCCACAATGTGAAATCGCGGCGGGGTTGCACCCTTATTTTATTGGCGAACACCGCGACGAGGATATGACCGCGTTGGTCGAGCATGTAGTGCATAATCGTACCCAACTGTGTGCGATAGGAGAGTGCGGCATCGATACAACCTGCGATGCGCTGGAGCGGCAAATTGCGCTGTTTGAGGCGCATATCGCACTGAGTAATCAGGTAAAGCTCCCGCTAATCGTCCATCACCGTAAAAGTCATCACTTAATCGCCGCCGCGTTTAAACGTGTTAAGCCACAATATGGCGGGGTGATCCATGCTTTTTCAGGTTCAAAACAGCAGGCTGAATATTATATTGCTCAGGGTTTTAAACTCGGAGTAGGTGGCACAATTACCTACTCAAGAGGTGAAAAAACAGCGCAGGCAATATCACAGCTGCCGCTTGAAAGCTTAGTGTTGGAAACTGATGCGCCGTCGATGCCATTACATGGTTATCAGGGGAAGCCGAATTCCCCCAAGCGAGTCGCCCAAGTATTTGACAGGCTTTGTGAATATCGAAGCGAAACACCAAGCGAGCTCGCCTCAGCGCTCTATCGAAATACCACGCAGTTGTTTGGCTTGGGCTAA
- the pdxH gene encoding pyridoxamine 5'-phosphate oxidase has product MMKLEDIRREYTKDGLRREMLKDTPVEQFEAWLQQAIDAKFTDPTAMVVATVDEHGQPSQRIVLLKYVDEHGFVFFTNTGSRKAQELKQNNKICLHFPWHEIERQVIVYGEAVPLPTSRVAKYFLSRPKESQLAAWASQQSRPVSSRQALMQTFSSMKDKFAKGEIPLPDFWGGYCVEPTKVEFWQGGEHRLHDRFMYVKQADGSWEIERLNP; this is encoded by the coding sequence GTGATGAAACTTGAAGACATTCGCAGAGAATATACCAAAGACGGTTTACGTCGTGAGATGCTAAAAGACACACCCGTTGAGCAGTTTGAAGCTTGGCTACAGCAGGCGATTGATGCCAAGTTTACCGACCCAACAGCGATGGTCGTCGCTACGGTTGACGAGCACGGTCAGCCGTCTCAACGCATTGTTTTACTCAAGTATGTAGACGAGCACGGTTTTGTCTTCTTTACCAATACCGGTTCACGCAAAGCGCAAGAATTAAAGCAAAACAACAAGATATGCTTGCACTTCCCATGGCATGAAATTGAGCGTCAGGTTATCGTGTACGGGGAAGCAGTTCCGTTACCAACCAGTCGCGTTGCCAAGTATTTCTTATCAAGACCAAAAGAAAGTCAGCTTGCAGCGTGGGCATCTCAGCAATCGCGCCCAGTGTCATCTCGTCAAGCGTTGATGCAAACCTTTAGTAGCATGAAAGACAAGTTCGCTAAAGGCGAAATCCCACTACCTGATTTTTGGGGCGGTTACTGTGTTGAGCCCACTAAAGTTGAGTTTTGGCAAGGTGGAGAGCACCGCCTTCATGATCGCTTTATGTATGTGAAGCAAGCCGATGGCAGTTGGGAAATTGAGCGGCTCAACCCATAA
- the argS gene encoding arginine--tRNA ligase, producing the protein MNIKSILIEKANAAMQAAGIPEGTNPAVTQSTRPQFGDYQINGAMGAAKALKTNPRELAQKIIDNLDVADLAEKTEIAGPGFINIHLKPEFLATSLEAANTDAKLGVAEHATPHKVVVDFSSPNLAKEMHVGHLRSTIIGDAVVRALEFRGDTVIRQNHMGDWGTQFGMLIAHLEDLLNQGVDLENVALADLESFYRDAKKRFDDEAGFADKARDYVVKLQGGDAHCKKLWQMFIDTSVKHSEEVYGKLNVTLTRDDIMAESAYNDRLAGVIELLKEQGIAVEDQGAQVVFLDELANKDGEPSVFIVQKSGGGFLYSTTDLAACDYRSNELDVDRILIFVDARQGLHFNQVEITARKAGLLKDKTSYEPSLFGTMMGNDGKPFKTRTGGTVKLSDLLDEAVSRATEKLADRASDLSDEARQEIARKVGIGAVKYADLSKHRTSDYIFNWDTMLSFEGATAPYLQYAYTRVRSIFRKANMDSASLTGRIQIQAPQEKALALKLLQLEEVLDLMISEATPHVLCSYLYELASLYMTFYEACPILKDDVAADVRESRLVLCNLVANSLKTGLDLLGIEVMEQM; encoded by the coding sequence ATGAACATCAAAAGTATTTTAATTGAAAAAGCCAATGCAGCGATGCAAGCGGCTGGTATCCCTGAAGGTACAAACCCAGCGGTAACACAAAGCACGCGTCCTCAGTTTGGTGATTACCAAATTAACGGTGCGATGGGGGCTGCTAAAGCACTAAAAACTAATCCAAGAGAGCTGGCGCAGAAGATCATCGACAACCTAGACGTTGCCGATCTTGCAGAAAAAACAGAAATCGCAGGCCCAGGTTTTATTAATATTCACCTCAAGCCTGAGTTTTTAGCCACAAGCCTAGAGGCGGCAAATACGGATGCCAAGCTAGGTGTTGCTGAACATGCTACGCCTCACAAAGTTGTGGTCGATTTTTCTTCGCCAAACCTTGCTAAAGAGATGCACGTAGGTCACCTGCGCTCAACTATCATTGGTGATGCCGTTGTGCGTGCCCTTGAGTTCCGTGGTGACACCGTTATTCGCCAAAACCACATGGGCGACTGGGGTACCCAGTTTGGAATGTTGATAGCACACCTTGAAGATTTGCTAAACCAAGGTGTTGACCTTGAAAACGTCGCACTTGCGGATCTGGAAAGCTTTTATCGCGATGCCAAAAAGCGCTTTGATGACGAAGCTGGTTTTGCCGATAAAGCCCGTGATTACGTAGTAAAACTACAAGGTGGTGATGCACATTGTAAGAAGCTATGGCAGATGTTTATCGACACTTCTGTTAAACATTCTGAAGAAGTATACGGCAAGCTAAACGTGACGCTAACGCGTGATGATATCATGGCAGAAAGTGCTTACAACGACCGTCTTGCCGGTGTAATTGAGCTGCTAAAAGAGCAAGGCATTGCGGTTGAAGATCAGGGCGCTCAAGTCGTATTCCTTGACGAATTGGCAAATAAAGACGGTGAACCTTCCGTATTTATCGTGCAAAAATCAGGTGGTGGTTTCTTATATTCAACGACTGATTTAGCAGCCTGTGATTACCGCTCAAATGAGCTAGACGTTGACCGTATCCTAATTTTTGTTGATGCGCGTCAGGGCTTACATTTCAACCAAGTTGAGATCACAGCACGTAAAGCGGGTCTTTTAAAAGACAAAACCAGCTACGAGCCGAGCCTATTCGGTACGATGATGGGTAACGACGGCAAACCGTTTAAAACTCGTACTGGCGGTACGGTGAAGCTATCAGACTTACTTGACGAAGCGGTGAGTCGTGCGACAGAAAAGCTCGCTGACAGAGCCTCTGACTTATCTGATGAAGCCCGCCAAGAAATCGCACGCAAAGTGGGTATTGGTGCGGTGAAGTACGCCGATCTGTCAAAACACAGAACCAGCGATTATATCTTTAACTGGGATACGATGCTGAGCTTTGAAGGGGCGACGGCGCCATATTTGCAGTACGCCTATACCCGTGTTCGTAGTATTTTCCGTAAGGCAAACATGGATAGCGCCAGCCTAACTGGTCGCATTCAAATTCAAGCACCACAGGAAAAGGCACTAGCGCTTAAACTGCTGCAACTGGAAGAAGTACTTGATCTGATGATCAGCGAAGCAACGCCACACGTATTATGTAGTTATTTATATGAGCTTGCGAGCTTGTATATGACATTCTATGAAGCGTGCCCAATTTTGAAAGATGATGTAGCAGCAGACGTTCGTGAAAGTCGTCTAGTGCTATGTAATCTGGTTGCTAACTCACTGAAAACCGGCCTAGATTTGCTTGGTATCGAAGTGATGGAGCAAATGTAA
- the prfC gene encoding peptide chain release factor 3 yields MSNMSIPQEVSRRRTFAIISHPDAGKTTITEKVLLFGKALQKAGTVKGRGSNQHAKSDWMEMEKERGISVTTSVMQFPYNDALVNLLDTPGHEDFSEDTYRTLTAVDSCLMVIDAAKGVEDRTRKLMEVTRLRDTPIVTFMNKLDRDIRDPMEVMDEVETELNIMCAPITWPIGCGKEFKGVYHIHRDETILYATGQGHTIQEKRIIKGLDNPDLNAEIGDELAEQLREELELVIGASNEFDHDLFLSGELTPVYFGTALGNFGVDHMLDGLTEWAPTPLPRQTDEREVKADEEKFSGFVFKIQANMDPKHRDRIAFMRIVSGKYSQGMKMNHVRLGKQVSIADAVTFMAGDRERAQEAFAGDIIGLHNHGTIQIGDTFTQGETLKFSGIPNFAPELFRRIRLRDPLKQKQLLKGLVQLSEEGAVQVFRPLINNDLIVGAVGVLQFDVVVARLKSEYNVDAIYESVTVQTARWVSCDDDKKMAEFRRKCEQNLALDGGDNLTYIAPSRVNLNLSMERYPDVKFHETREH; encoded by the coding sequence ATGTCAAATATGAGTATTCCGCAGGAAGTGTCGCGCAGACGTACTTTCGCGATCATTTCACACCCGGATGCGGGTAAAACCACCATCACCGAAAAAGTACTTTTATTCGGAAAGGCGTTACAAAAAGCCGGTACGGTTAAAGGCCGTGGCTCAAACCAACACGCCAAGTCTGACTGGATGGAAATGGAAAAAGAGCGTGGTATCTCGGTAACAACTTCCGTGATGCAGTTTCCATACAATGATGCCTTAGTAAACCTACTAGATACCCCAGGACACGAAGACTTCTCTGAAGATACTTATCGTACGCTCACCGCTGTTGACTCGTGCTTGATGGTAATTGATGCAGCAAAAGGTGTAGAAGACCGCACCCGTAAACTGATGGAAGTAACGCGTTTACGCGACACGCCAATTGTTACCTTTATGAACAAATTGGACCGTGATATTCGTGACCCGATGGAAGTGATGGATGAAGTTGAAACTGAACTTAACATCATGTGTGCGCCTATCACTTGGCCAATTGGCTGTGGAAAAGAATTTAAAGGTGTTTACCACATTCACCGTGATGAAACGATCCTATACGCAACGGGTCAAGGCCATACCATCCAAGAAAAGCGTATTATTAAAGGTTTAGATAACCCAGATCTGAACGCAGAAATCGGTGATGAATTAGCAGAGCAGCTTCGTGAAGAGCTAGAGTTGGTAATAGGGGCGTCAAACGAATTTGACCACGACTTATTCCTATCAGGTGAGTTAACGCCAGTTTACTTTGGTACGGCACTAGGTAACTTCGGTGTTGACCACATGCTTGATGGATTAACCGAGTGGGCGCCAACGCCATTGCCGCGCCAAACTGATGAGCGTGAAGTAAAAGCCGACGAAGAAAAGTTCTCTGGTTTCGTGTTTAAAATCCAAGCAAACATGGATCCGAAACACCGTGACCGTATCGCCTTTATGCGTATTGTGTCGGGTAAATATAGTCAGGGCATGAAGATGAACCACGTGCGTCTTGGTAAACAAGTCAGCATTGCGGATGCGGTAACCTTTATGGCGGGTGACCGTGAGCGTGCTCAAGAAGCGTTCGCGGGTGATATTATCGGTTTACATAACCACGGTACTATTCAAATTGGTGATACCTTCACACAAGGTGAAACGCTTAAATTTAGCGGTATTCCAAACTTTGCGCCTGAGCTATTCCGTCGCATTCGTCTAAGAGATCCACTTAAGCAAAAGCAGCTCCTAAAAGGGTTGGTACAGCTTTCTGAAGAAGGTGCGGTACAGGTATTTAGACCACTAATTAATAACGACCTGATTGTAGGTGCGGTTGGGGTGCTACAGTTTGATGTGGTTGTGGCACGCTTAAAGTCTGAATACAACGTAGATGCGATTTACGAGAGCGTAACGGTTCAAACCGCGCGCTGGGTCAGCTGTGATGACGATAAGAAAATGGCTGAGTTCCGCCGCAAGTGTGAGCAAAACTTGGCGTTGGATGGTGGTGATAACCTAACTTACATCGCACCAAGTCGCGTAAACCTGAATCTATCTATGGAGCGTTATCCTGACGTGAAGTTCCATGAAACTCGTGAACACTAA
- a CDS encoding sensor domain-containing diguanylate cyclase: protein MVIELNGITVPYADLLKPEASQQTLLKWQKTVDLMAKIFSAPAAFVVQKKEDGFAVMIASDQEENPYPAGGLIPQETNIFCKHVVANNRNLYEQHASVNYQWDDNPEVANDGFESYLGVPIHWPNGKSFGTLCVMDFKPTNYAASLVEFIEHLRDMLEDDLVMIERYSKIKAIAMQDPLTEVLNRRATEILAEHKRDIAMKLGGAVYCIFLDLDGFKPINDSYGHEIGDLVLQSLAEALKAASCEDDIIGRYGGDEFLAIVQRHDEKAVNDFIFQSEANFYQALKEKKLPKCGFSAGFAKCESKFESMASLFSRADKHMYKQKLS from the coding sequence ATGGTAATTGAACTAAATGGTATCACTGTGCCGTATGCAGATTTGCTCAAACCAGAAGCCTCACAACAAACATTATTAAAATGGCAAAAAACAGTCGATTTAATGGCGAAGATTTTTTCGGCGCCTGCTGCATTTGTGGTGCAAAAAAAAGAAGATGGCTTTGCAGTGATGATTGCAAGCGACCAAGAAGAAAACCCGTATCCTGCTGGTGGTTTGATACCGCAAGAAACCAATATCTTTTGTAAGCATGTTGTCGCCAATAACCGCAATCTATATGAGCAACACGCCAGTGTAAATTATCAATGGGACGATAACCCAGAGGTTGCCAATGATGGGTTTGAGTCTTATTTGGGTGTACCCATCCATTGGCCCAATGGAAAGTCGTTTGGCACTTTGTGTGTGATGGACTTTAAACCCACGAATTACGCCGCTTCGCTGGTTGAGTTTATAGAGCACTTGCGCGATATGCTAGAAGACGATTTGGTGATGATTGAGCGCTATAGCAAAATAAAAGCGATAGCGATGCAAGATCCGTTAACTGAAGTATTAAATCGTCGCGCGACCGAAATACTCGCAGAACATAAGCGTGACATTGCCATGAAACTGGGTGGTGCAGTTTACTGTATCTTTCTTGATTTAGATGGTTTTAAACCGATAAACGACAGCTATGGTCATGAAATTGGTGATCTGGTGCTACAAAGTTTGGCTGAAGCCTTGAAGGCCGCAAGCTGCGAAGATGATATTATCGGGCGCTATGGTGGCGATGAGTTTCTGGCTATTGTGCAACGACATGACGAGAAAGCGGTAAACGATTTTATTTTTCAAAGCGAGGCTAATTTCTATCAAGCGTTAAAAGAGAAAAAGCTTCCCAAGTGCGGATTTTCAGCCGGATTTGCCAAGTGCGAAAGTAAGTTTGAAAGCATGGCTAGTTTATTCTCTCGAGCAGATAAACACATGTATAAGCAAAAACTGAGCTGA
- a CDS encoding DUF3581 family protein — protein MLEPYYQQQANEITITREQGSLFAKGVADDYNPLHDIDAKKFCVPGDLLFSLVLKHYGLSENMEFSFVGMVDETTTLILPEGAAQFDITANDKVMLSVSRAGETSTCPTLINSLTRNYVEFSGTTFPHVIIPLMGEQEVMINPARPMVIYESMSIHMDDISVTEVTLEAAKPEFSYEGKRGKINLRFNLLSNGTKVGYGEKHMLVSGIREYCQQTVDDLIAYYNDRKVALKP, from the coding sequence ATGTTAGAGCCGTATTATCAACAACAAGCAAATGAGATCACCATCACCAGAGAGCAGGGGAGCTTATTTGCAAAAGGAGTCGCGGACGACTACAACCCACTGCACGACATCGATGCAAAGAAGTTTTGTGTACCGGGTGATCTACTTTTCTCCCTAGTGTTAAAGCACTATGGTTTAAGCGAGAATATGGAGTTTAGCTTTGTAGGCATGGTTGATGAAACGACAACGCTCATATTGCCAGAAGGTGCTGCACAATTTGATATTACCGCAAATGATAAAGTGATGCTGTCTGTGTCACGTGCTGGTGAAACCAGTACTTGCCCAACACTCATCAATAGTTTAACGAGAAATTACGTTGAATTTTCGGGCACCACTTTTCCTCACGTCATCATCCCATTGATGGGTGAGCAAGAGGTAATGATCAACCCTGCAAGGCCAATGGTGATTTACGAGTCTATGTCTATTCATATGGATGATATATCGGTAACGGAAGTGACATTGGAAGCGGCTAAGCCTGAGTTTAGCTATGAAGGCAAACGTGGCAAGATCAACCTGCGCTTTAATTTGCTGTCGAACGGCACTAAAGTCGGTTATGGTGAGAAGCACATGTTAGTATCAGGGATCCGTGAGTATTGCCAGCAAACGGTTGATGATTTGATTGCCTACTACAACGATAGAAAAGTCGCATTAAAGCCGTAA
- a CDS encoding cytochrome b/b6 domain-containing protein — protein sequence MTKVWDGFIRGFHWLLVAGLVTLYITGEEGMMDLHFVTGYLLLALMATRLIWGVIGSQTAKLSTLFHSPKAILSAIKSKQSHVGHNPAGSLMVLLFFVLIIVQLVSGLMTTDDILVEGPLAQYVSYDLVELAGDIHHTNIEFLIAAIALHIFAIVVYRLKGQNLVKTLVTGRQDNAVSTPAMKSGVVAYLVFIALSALLLMTWGAEPLQGLM from the coding sequence ATGACCAAAGTGTGGGATGGATTTATCCGCGGGTTTCACTGGCTGCTCGTAGCAGGGCTAGTAACCTTATATATTACCGGTGAAGAAGGCATGATGGATCTTCACTTTGTTACCGGCTATTTATTGTTGGCGCTGATGGCAACGCGATTAATTTGGGGTGTTATTGGAAGCCAAACCGCTAAATTAAGTACGCTATTTCATTCACCTAAAGCTATTTTATCGGCTATTAAGTCAAAACAAAGCCATGTGGGGCATAATCCTGCAGGGAGCTTGATGGTACTGCTCTTTTTTGTGCTGATCATTGTTCAGCTCGTATCAGGTCTGATGACAACAGATGATATCTTGGTGGAAGGACCACTTGCGCAATATGTGTCTTACGACTTAGTTGAATTAGCTGGCGATATACATCACACCAATATTGAATTCTTAATTGCTGCCATTGCACTGCATATATTTGCTATTGTGGTGTATCGCCTAAAAGGTCAAAACCTAGTAAAGACGTTAGTCACCGGCAGGCAAGACAACGCAGTTAGCACACCCGCTATGAAATCGGGTGTTGTTGCATACCTTGTCTTTATTGCACTTTCAGCTTTGTTACTCATGACTTGGGGCGCTGAGCCACTGCAAGGTTTAATGTAA